One window from the genome of Gambusia affinis linkage group LG14, SWU_Gaff_1.0, whole genome shotgun sequence encodes:
- the LOC122843878 gene encoding gastrula zinc finger protein XlCGF57.1-like, which yields MDDHRRLLDFSRRPQIILYRIDFLKCNIYNQERRSTLDQEELEPLQVKQEKEEPEDQQIKLEQEDLDHQQIKVEEEEVYCSQGEEQIELKQETDTCMMVPVDEQTDHTESEPNRNQDVFQEAAESENQNQERRKPFSCVICEKRFTFKSVFDVHMRTHTGEKPFTCMNCGQSFCHKHTLTQHMRIHKGEKLFSCVTCGKNFSHKVSFTRHIRQHKCENPFSCVNCGKSFSQKQYLTQHMRIHTDEKPFSCVTCGKSFSQKQYLTRHTMIHTGEKPFSCVTCGKSFSQKMYLTQHMMIHTGEKPFSCVTCGKIFSQKQYLTRHMMIHSSEKPFSCVTCGKSFTLKQNLTKHIMIHTGGKPFSCVTCGKSFSHKVSLTRHIRQHKCENQYSCVNCGKSFSQKQYLTQHMRIHTDEKLFSCVTCGKSFSQKQYLTRHMMTHTGEKPFSCVTCPKSFSQKKYLTQHMRIHTGEKPF from the exons atggatgaTCATCGCAGACTGCTGGATTTCTCCCGGAGGCCCCAGATAATTTTATACCGAATAG aTTTCCTGAAGTGTAACATTTATAACCAGGAGAGGAGATCCACTCTGGACCAGGAGGAGTTAGAACCTCTGCAGgtgaaacaagaaaaggaagagCCAGAAGATCAGCAGATAAAATTAGAGCAGGAGGATCTAGATCACCAGCAGATAAAAGTGGAAGAGGAAGAAGTTTACTGCAGTCAGGGTGAAGAAcagattgaattaaaacaagagACTGATACCTGCATGATGGTTCCTGTTGATGAGCAAACAGACCACactgaatcagaaccaaacaggaacCAAGACGTCTTCCAGGAAGCTGCTGAATCTGAGAACCAAAatcaggaaagaagaaaacctttctCATGTGTCATTTGTGAAAAGCGATTCactttcaaatctgtttttgatgttcacatgagaactcatactggtgaaaagccaTTTACATGTATGAACTGTGGACAAAGTTTTTGTCATAAACACActttaactcagcacatgagGATTCACAAAGGTGAAAAGCTGTTTTCATGTGTGACTTGTGGGaaaaattttagtcataaagTTAGTTTTACTCGCCACATAAGGCAACACAAATGTGAGAATCCGTTTtcttgtgtgaactgtggaaagagttttagtcaaaaacagtatttaactcagcacatgagGATTCACACTgatgaaaagccgttttcatgtgtgacatgtggaaaaagttttagtcaaaaacagTATTTAACTCGGCACacgatgattcacactggtgaaaagccgttttcatgtgtgacatgtggaaaaagttttagtcaaaaaatgtatttaactcagcacatgatgattcacactggtgaaaagccgttttcatgtgtgacaTGTGGAAAAATTTTTAGTCAAAAACAGTATTTAActcggcacatgatgattcacagtagtgaaaagccgttttcatgtgtgacctgtggaaaaagcttTACtctaaaacagaatttaactaAGCACAtaatgattcacactggtggaaagccattttcatgtgtgacttGTGGGAAAAGTTTTAGTCATAAAGTTAGTTTAACTCGCCACATAAGGCAACACAAATGTGAGAATCAATATtcttgtgtgaactgtggaaagagttttagtcaaaaacagtatttaactcagcacatgagGATTCACACTGATGAAAAGCTGTTTTCATGTGtgacatgtggaaaaagttttagtcaaaaacagTATTTAACCCGGCATATGATGactcacactggtgaaaagccgttttcatgtgtgacctgtccaaaaagttttagtcaaaaaaagtatttaactcagcacatgaggattcacactggtgaaaagccgttttga
- the LOC122843879 gene encoding zinc finger protein OZF-like isoform X1 — MKNRNKITDVRKPEDSQHYVEKEEVLVGQQLGDQERSLPVDQEEREPLQIKEEQDELEHPEIKEEEDELCISHDEAQFELKQEPETVMVTLCNEEKYHIELEPNWNISQDPSETEIQHQEGSSDEDSESETDEEQIQSKRCQHNNSVCSCETCAEFTPHSSLLSQSMENHTKEKSFSCLTCGKRFSQKSFLTNHVRVHTGERPFSCSICGKGFTQKTHLTHHSTTHTDEKPFSCLTCGKTFRFKSSLNIHVRIHTGEKPFLCMTCGKSFNQKGNLIYHMRIHTGEMPFSCSICGKGFTQRSQLQLHMRSHTGEKPFSCVTCGKSYSQKGNLTCHMRTHTGEKPFPCLTCGKSFTIKSLLNKHLRTHTGERPFSCLTCGKSFLQKTHLTDHMRIHTGDRPFLCMTCGKGFLQRTHLTDHMRIHTGEKPYSCSTCNKMFSLKSNLNLHIKTHTE; from the exons ATGAAGAACCGAAACAAAATAACAGACGTCAGAAAACCAGAGG ATTCACAGCATTATGTTGAGAAGGAGGAGGTTCTTGTTGGCCAGCAGCTTGGGGACCAGGAGAGGAGCCTCCCAGTGGACCAGGAGGAACGAGAACCCTTGCAGATCAAAGAAGAACAGGATGAGCTAGAACATCCAGAGAttaaagaggaagaggatgaactCTGCATCAGTCATGATGAGGCACAGTTTGAGCTGAAGCAGGAGCCTGAGACCGTTATGGTGACTCTTTGTAATGAGGAAAAATACCACATTGAACTAGAACCAAACTGGAACATCTCTCAGGATCCGTCTGAAACTGAGATCCAGCATCAGGAAGGAAGCAGTGATGAAGACTCAGAATCAGAGACAGATGAAGAGCAAATACAAAGCAAGAGATGCCAACATAATAACAGTGTGTGTTCTTGTGAAACTTGTGCTGAATTTACTCCTCACAGTAGTCTTTTGTCTCAAAGTATGGAAAATCATACAAAGGAAAAGTCTTTCTCATGTctgacttgtggaaaaagattttctcaaaaaagttttttgacCAACCATGTGAGAGTTCACACTGGTGAAAGGCCTTTCTCATGTTCAAtttgtggaaaaggttttacTCAAAAAACTCATTTAACTCATCACTCCACAACTCACACAGatgagaagcctttctcatgcTTGACCTGTGGGaaaacatttaggttcaaaagcAGTTTGAATATACACGTCAGAAtccacacaggtgagaagccgtTCCTGTGTatgacttgtggaaaaagcttTAATCAGAAAGGTAATTTGATTTATCACATGAGAATCCACACAGGTGAGATGCCGTTCTCGTGTAGCATCTGTGGAAAGGGTTTCACTCAAAGAAGTCAGTTACAACTACACATGAGAAGCCACACAGGTGAAAAGCCTTTCTCgtgtgtgacctgtggaaaaagttatagtcaaaaaggaaatttaacttgtcacatgagaactcacacaggagagaagccCTTTCCATGtctgacctgtggaaaaagtttcactaTCAAAAGTCTTTTAAACAAACACCTCCGAACTCACACGGGCGAAAGGCCTTTCTCCTGTTTGACGTGTGGTAAAAGTTTTCTTCAAAAGACTCATTTAACGGATCACATGAGGATTCACACAGGTGATAGGCCTTTTCTGTGTATGACTTGTGGAAAAGGGTTCCTTCAAAGAACTCATTTAACAgatcacatgagaattcacacggGTGAGAAGCCTTACTCATGCAGCAcgtgtaataaaatgtttagcctaaaaagtaatttgaatttacacataaaaactcACACAGAATAG
- the LOC122843879 gene encoding oocyte zinc finger protein XlCOF6.1-like isoform X2 encodes MKTNQHNADSQHYVEKEEVLVGQQLGDQERSLPVDQEEREPLQIKEEQDELEHPEIKEEEDELCISHDEAQFELKQEPETVMVTLCNEEKYHIELEPNWNISQDPSETEIQHQEGSSDEDSESETDEEQIQSKRCQHNNSVCSCETCAEFTPHSSLLSQSMENHTKEKSFSCLTCGKRFSQKSFLTNHVRVHTGERPFSCSICGKGFTQKTHLTHHSTTHTDEKPFSCLTCGKTFRFKSSLNIHVRIHTGEKPFLCMTCGKSFNQKGNLIYHMRIHTGEMPFSCSICGKGFTQRSQLQLHMRSHTGEKPFSCVTCGKSYSQKGNLTCHMRTHTGEKPFPCLTCGKSFTIKSLLNKHLRTHTGERPFSCLTCGKSFLQKTHLTDHMRIHTGDRPFLCMTCGKGFLQRTHLTDHMRIHTGEKPYSCSTCNKMFSLKSNLNLHIKTHTE; translated from the exons ATGAAGACTAATCAGCATAATGCAG ATTCACAGCATTATGTTGAGAAGGAGGAGGTTCTTGTTGGCCAGCAGCTTGGGGACCAGGAGAGGAGCCTCCCAGTGGACCAGGAGGAACGAGAACCCTTGCAGATCAAAGAAGAACAGGATGAGCTAGAACATCCAGAGAttaaagaggaagaggatgaactCTGCATCAGTCATGATGAGGCACAGTTTGAGCTGAAGCAGGAGCCTGAGACCGTTATGGTGACTCTTTGTAATGAGGAAAAATACCACATTGAACTAGAACCAAACTGGAACATCTCTCAGGATCCGTCTGAAACTGAGATCCAGCATCAGGAAGGAAGCAGTGATGAAGACTCAGAATCAGAGACAGATGAAGAGCAAATACAAAGCAAGAGATGCCAACATAATAACAGTGTGTGTTCTTGTGAAACTTGTGCTGAATTTACTCCTCACAGTAGTCTTTTGTCTCAAAGTATGGAAAATCATACAAAGGAAAAGTCTTTCTCATGTctgacttgtggaaaaagattttctcaaaaaagttttttgacCAACCATGTGAGAGTTCACACTGGTGAAAGGCCTTTCTCATGTTCAAtttgtggaaaaggttttacTCAAAAAACTCATTTAACTCATCACTCCACAACTCACACAGatgagaagcctttctcatgcTTGACCTGTGGGaaaacatttaggttcaaaagcAGTTTGAATATACACGTCAGAAtccacacaggtgagaagccgtTCCTGTGTatgacttgtggaaaaagcttTAATCAGAAAGGTAATTTGATTTATCACATGAGAATCCACACAGGTGAGATGCCGTTCTCGTGTAGCATCTGTGGAAAGGGTTTCACTCAAAGAAGTCAGTTACAACTACACATGAGAAGCCACACAGGTGAAAAGCCTTTCTCgtgtgtgacctgtggaaaaagttatagtcaaaaaggaaatttaacttgtcacatgagaactcacacaggagagaagccCTTTCCATGtctgacctgtggaaaaagtttcactaTCAAAAGTCTTTTAAACAAACACCTCCGAACTCACACGGGCGAAAGGCCTTTCTCCTGTTTGACGTGTGGTAAAAGTTTTCTTCAAAAGACTCATTTAACGGATCACATGAGGATTCACACAGGTGATAGGCCTTTTCTGTGTATGACTTGTGGAAAAGGGTTCCTTCAAAGAACTCATTTAACAgatcacatgagaattcacacggGTGAGAAGCCTTACTCATGCAGCAcgtgtaataaaatgtttagcctaaaaagtaatttgaatttacacataaaaactcACACAGAATAG
- the LOC122843882 gene encoding oocyte zinc finger protein XlCOF6.1-like encodes MSSLSSQREFTNDPSPSAEEALTDIKEIIVKSEEEIDDSLDFSEKTQLIIKRTDLQHQNVKKEEDFSDQEEPEPLTMKEEQRELEYLQIKEEENELSISQDEEQLVVKKQEMKTFPASPTNVEISCSEPEPNREQLVSQDGCDAENHNQEESNDEDTEISSDEEPKQNNRRQKTRGYDNTSDKLKQVEQKKSHKDKNLYSCTMCDKLFSQKTHLIYHMRTHTGEKPFSCKFCGKCFSRESIVNNHLRIHTGEKPFSCLTCGKSFTLKHKLTDHMRIHTGEKPFPCDACDKSFNLKSNLKQHMRIHTGEKPFSCVTCGKSFSQRSQVTLHMRSHTGDRPFSCVTCGKSYSHKGHLTDHMRTHTGEKPFSCLTCGKSYSQKGHLTVHMRIHTGERPFPCSTCGKTFSRRSRLKKHIRIHTR; translated from the exons ATGTCTTCGCTTTCATCTCAGAGAGAGTTCACCAACGACCCTTCACCTTCTGCTGAAGAAGCATTAACTGACATTAAGGAAATCATTGTAAAATCCGAGGAAGAGATCGATGACAGCTTGGATTTCAGCGAAAAAACCCAACTGATCATAAAACGTACAG ACCTTCAACATCAAAATGTTAAGAAGGAGGAGGATTTTTCTGACCAGGAGGAACCAGAGCCTCTCACAATGAAAGAAGAACAGAGGGAGCTAGAATATCTGCagataaaagaagaagagaatGAGCTCAGCATCAGCCAGGATGAAGAACAACTTGTGGTGAAGAAGCAAGAGATGAAAACCTTTCCTGCATCTCCTACCAATGTAGAAATAAGCTGCAGTGAACCCGAACCAAACAGGGAGCAACTTGTCTCTCAGGACGGCTGTGATGCTGAGAACCATAATCAGGAAGAAAGCAATGATGAAGACACAGAAATAAGCAGCGATGAAGAACCGAAACAAAATAACAGACGTCAGAAAACCAGAGGGTATGATAACACttctgacaaattaaaacaagtagagcagaagaaaagtcacaaagataaaaatctgtattCATGTACAATGTGTGATAAATTGTTTTCTCAAAAGACTCACTTGATCTACCACATGAGAAcgcacacaggtgagaagcctttctcatgcaagttttgtggaaaatgtttcagtcgTGAAAGTATTGTGAACAATCACCTGAGAATCCATACAGGCGAAAAGCCCTTCTCATGtctgacctgtggaaaaagtttcactctCAAACATAAGTTAACGgatcacatgagaattcacacaggtgagaaaccgtTTCCGTGCGACGCTTGCGATAAATCTTTTAATCTAAAAAGCAATCTGAAGCAGCACATGAGAATCCACACGGGcgagaagcctttctcatgtgtgACCTGCGGTAAAAGTTTCAGTCAAAGAAGTCAGGTAACGCTTCACATGAGAAGTCACACGGGTGACCGACCTTTTTCATGCGTGACCTGTGGGAAAAGTTACAGCCACAAAGGTCACCTAACTGatcacatgagaactcacacaggtgagaagccattttcatgtctgacttgtggaaaaagttacagTCAGAAAGGCCATTTGACAGTTCACATgcgaattcacacaggtgagaggCCGTTTCCATGTAGCACCTGTGGAAAAACCTTCAGTCGAAGAAGTCGTTTAAAAAAGCACATAAGAATTCACACAAGATAG
- the LOC122843858 gene encoding gastrula zinc finger protein XlCGF57.1-like, whose translation MSSVQLQNEQLNPAEETSSEFEEIIVKSEEETDGQSGLLDSTRIPRITSQQTDLPQHYNFQGEKVFNDQHQCIQESTSSLDQKEVEGTQIKKESEELIHHQIKEEQGEPENLQMKEDHLEHLLIKEEQEEIQHLQVKEDQEEILCVQIKEEENELHPGFVGQDEEQLLLKEQTDTLTATLTNEKKYCSEPAPNRKQHNSCDLPEAQNQNQEGRMPEDSESTTRELPKQNKRLQKTREHKKNVDNAKQKSLKKISLCKSRYSCKTCNLPFFHNSTFIRHLRTHTGEKPFSCTICGKCYKQKGHLTDHMRTHTGEKPFACSICGKSFSQKSHLTIHMRIHADEKPFSCVICGKNFSQKGQLAYHNRSHTGEKPFSCIACGKCFGQKSSLTYHMGSHTGEKPFSCINCGKSFSLKGNLIYHTKNHACEKSFHCVTCGKKFCKIENFTTHLKIHTGEMPFSCITCGKSFRQKKSFNTHLRTHTGEKPFTCKICGKSYIQKSSLTYHMRIHSLEKPFSCSTCGKSFSKKDIFKSHLRSHTGEKPFLCNTCGKQFTRKSFLTVHLRVHTGEKPFTCSTCEKCFTRKSFLTVHMRTHTGEKPFSCLSCGNTFRQRAHLICHMRTHADEKM comes from the exons atgtcttcagttcagctCCAGAACGAGCAGCTAAATCCTGCCGAAGAGACATCTTCAGAGTTTGAAGAAATCATCGTCAAGTCCGAGGAAGAGACGGATGGTCAGAGTGGACTGCTGGATTCAACCCGGATTCCTCGGATCACCTCACAGCAAACAG aCCTGCCTCAACATTACAATTTTCAGGGAGAGAAGGTTTTTAATGACCAGCACCAGTGTATCCAGGAGTCAACCTCTAGTTTAGACCAGAAGGAAGTGGAAggtacacaaataaaaaaggagtCTGAGGAACTAATTCATCACCAGATAAAAGAGGAGCAAGGAGAACCAGAAAATCTTCAAATGAAAGAAGACCATCTGGAACATCTTCTGATTAAAGAAGAGCAGGAGGAAATACAACATCTGCAAGTAAAAGAGGACCAAGAGGAAATACTGTGTGTGCagataaaagaagaagagaatGAACTTCATCCTGGCTTTGTGGGACAAGATGAAGAACAGCTTCTGCTGAAGGAGCAGACTGATACCTTAACAGCAACTCTGactaatgagaaaaaatattgcAGTGAGCCAGCACCAAACAGGAAACAACACAACTCCTGTGATCTTCCTGAagctcagaaccagaaccaggaaggaAGAATGCCAGAGGATTCAGAATCAACAACAAGAGaattaccaaaacaaaataaaagacttcagAAAACCAGAGAGCATAAAAAGAATGTTgacaatgcaaaacaaaaaagccttaaaaaaatatctttatgtaAGAGCAGGTATTCTTGTAAAACGTGTAATTTACCATTTTTTCATAACAGCACGTTTATTAGACATCTGAGAACtcatacaggtgagaagccCTTTTCATGTACAATCTGtggaaaatgttacaaacaAAAGGGTCATTTAACTGatcacatgagaactcacacaggCGAGAAACCCTTTGCGTGTAgcatttgtggaaaaagtttcagtcAAAAGAGCCATTTAACAATTCACATGAGAATTCATGCAGAtgagaagcctttctcctgTGTGATCTGTGGAAAGAATTTTAGCCAGAAGGGTCAATTAGCTTATCACAACAGAagtcacacaggtgagaagcctttttcGTGTATTgcttgtggaaaatgttttggtcaAAAAAGTAGTTTAACTTATCATATGGGAAGTCACACaggtgaaaaacctttttcatgCATAAATTGTGGAAAGAGTTTTAGTTTGAAAGGCAATTTGATATATCACACAAAAAATCACGCATGTGAAAAGTCATTCCACTGTGTcacttgtggaaaaaaattctgTAAGATAGAAAACTTTACAACTCATCTGaaaattcacacaggtgagatgCCTTTTTCATGTATCACCTGTGGAAAAtcattcagacaaaaaaaaagttttaatactCACCTAAGAACTCACACGGGTGAGAAACCTTTTACATGTAAAATCTGTGGGAAAAGTTATATTCAAAAAAGTAGCTTAACGTATCATATGAGAATACACTCGCTCGAGAAACCGTTTTCATGTAgtacttgtggaaaaagtttcagcaaaaaagatattttcaaatctCATTTAAGAAgccacacaggtgagaagcctttcttgTGTAACACATGTGGAAAACAGTTTACTCGTAAAAGCTTTTTAACAGTTCATCTAAGGGTTCACACTGGTGAGAAGCCTTTCACATGTTCTAcctgtgaaaaatgtttcactcgGAAAAGCTTTTTAACAGTTCACATGAGAACCCACACAGGCGAGAAGCCTTTCTCGTGTTTGTCCTGTGGAAATACTTTCAGGCAAAGAGCTCATTTGATTTGTCACATGCGAACTCATGCAGATGAGAAGATGTAA